The genomic stretch CCGGAGATCTTCAGCGATAAACCTGCAATTGTCCAAAACCTGTTTGGTTCGAGCATCTCAACGGGTGGTTTAACGGCAATTTTGCTGAGCTGGCTGCTGCCTCACAGCACAGCTGCTGAATCCCAAGGCGCTCCACTGGCTGATATGGACGCCACACCCTGAGCCAGTCCAGGTTAGGGCTAGTATTCGGGGAGCATCAGTAAGCCAACGGATCAGGTTTCTAAAACTCCCTTAAACAGCAACTAAGCTCCCCGTTCTGCCAACTGCTCCTGGATAACTAGAGGTGTTCCCAGAAAGCTGACAGTACACATAAGTAGCTGGGCGCAATTAAACAACGGATGGATTTGGGGGTGGTGGGGGCTGTGCCCCCACCCTGGGGCGAAGCCCCAGACCCCCTCTATCTTCTAAATAATTACAACCACCTACTTAGCCTCTATTCAAACCTCGGTTTCCGATGCTTCCCCGGTGCGGCAAAGCAACCGTTCGGCAAAATAAATTAAATGATATTGTCCTGACGCCCGGAAGAACAATAGCCCTGAGGCGCTGCTCTTATTGAGGTATAGATTAATAGCTTTTGTTTAAGAATTCGCCGTAATCCATACCATAATCCTCCTTTTTGCCCAATAATTGGTTTACTCGCGATCGTAAATATTGCTCGTAAATATTGCTCGTTATTGCGATTCTTTTGAAATGGGTAGCTCTTCGATCCCTTGCTGTACCCATTTGCTCTATTGCTTTGCTTTATTTCCTTGCTTTGGCGCGCATTGCCTCGGCAGATGTTTCCTGCCGCAATTTGTTCTATTTTTGCGGATTGCCAAATTATTTTTCAATCTGCCTGCTCGGCTGAACGCTCATTTTGACGCTTAGCTTGGTATTTCCATAGCCGATCGCCTGCTGTCCCTGGTTGCCCGCTGTCCCTGAGCGCCTGCTACCACTAGATTGCCTGCTGTCCCTGATAACACAGGCTGTAATTGGCTTGCTTAAGCTTCGAGCGATGCTTTGAGTTCTGCAATCTCAATCAAGGAAGAATCTATGCCTGTTATTCCGACTTATCCCGGTGTGTATGTTGAAGAACTGCCGAGTGGCGTGAGGACGATCGCAGGGGTTGCGACTTCGATCACGGCTTTTATTGGGTTTGCGCTAAAAGGCAGAACCAATGACCCAACGCGAATTCAAAGCTTTGGTGATTTTGAACGCCAGTTTGGTGGACTGTCGCTAAACAGTACGATGAGCTATGCCGTCCAGCAGTTCTTTCTCAATGGCGGATCGGACGCGCTGATCGTGCGGCTGTCGAATCCGGGCACCCGCGCCACGACTCAGTTAGGCAATTTAGTCCTGGAAGCCAAAGCACCGGGCGTCGAAGGCAACGCGATCACGGTTACGGTTGATACGAATGGCATCGATGCCGCCGATACCGAGTCGTTTAATCTCACGTTTAAGCGGGATACGGCGGCGGAAACCTTTGCGAAAATCAAACCCAACGAAATTAATACCAAGCTGGCAGGGGCAAAGCTGGTTCGAGTCAAAAGCGGCTCCCTGGCTGCGCGTCCGGCTGCGGTTGCAGATCAAGCTTTTGCCGATGGCGGTGAGCAAGGCGGAAAAACTGCCAAGATCCGTTTGCCTGTCACAAAAAACAGTGCGGGAGGCGCGGTGAGTGAAGCCCTGGTTCTGGAAGCCGCCAGCGAAGGCGACTGGGGTAATGCGCTGCGAGTGTTCAAGGTGGACTACCTGACCGCCAATCCTGACACCACATTTAATCTGACGATCGAGACCTTTGAAAACGGCGAATCGACCAATCAGGAAGTTTTTCGCAATCTTTCGATGGACTCGACCTCCTCGCGCTATGTGAAAGAAGTGCTGGATCTGCAATCGGCGCTGGTTAGTGTGGCAAGCCTGCCCGCCGGAGGGGGACGACCTGATGAAACCGATGCCGCGATCGGGGTTTCAACCGACCCAGCACAGGTAGCTGATCGGGGAGCAGACGGCATTCCGCCCGCCGATGATGGACTCTATCTGGGCAGCGAGGTCAAAAAGACCGGGCTATACGCGCTGGAAAAAGCCGATCTGTTTAACCTGCTTTGCATAACCCTCCCCCGGTGGGATATCGACATTTCTCCCGATACCTGGGCAGCTGCTCTGGCATACTGCGTCAAGCGCCGAGCAATGCTGCTGATTGACCCACCGCTGGACTGGGACAGCAAAGATGATGTGACGCGAAACCTTGCCGCCTTTATTGCGCCTCTGGGAGACGAAAAGGCAAGGCGCAACGCCGCTCTATTTTTCCCGCGCGTTAAGTTCGCCAATCCCCTGAAGGAAAACCGCCTGGAAACCTTTCCTGCCAGCAGTGCGATCGCCGGAACTTTTGCCCGCACCGATACCAATCGCGGCGTCTGGAAAGCGCCTGCGGGAATTGAAGCGGGGCTGAGCGGCGTTCGGGGACTGCCTGTGTCGCTCACCGATGGTGAGAACGGGATTCTCAATCCGCTTGGCGTTAACTGTCTTCGCTTTTTCCCGGTCTACGGCAACGTGATTTGGGGCGCAAGAACGCTGGCAGGGGACGATCGCCTTGCCTCTGAGTGGAAATACATCCCCGTTCGCAGGCTGGCGCTGTATCTGCAAGAAAGCCTGTATCGCGGTACGCAGTGGGTGGTGTTTGAACCCAACGATGAGCCACTGTGGGCGCAAATTCGCCTCAATCTCGGTGCGTTTATGAACAACTTGTTCCGCCAGGGCGCATTCCAGGGCAAGACGCCGCGAGACGCCTATTTCGTCAAATGTGACAGTGAAACTACAACGCAGAACGATATTAACCAGGGAATTGTGAATATCGTCATCGGGTTTGCCCCCCTGAAGCCCGCTGAATTTGTGATTCTGAAATTCCAGCAAATGGCAGGACAGATCGCCACCTGAGGCAGCTTTTTACTTGGCTTTGGCTTGAATAGCAATAGCCTTAAATAGCAATGGTTCTGATTGGCAATGGTTTTGATCAGTAATGGTCTTAATTAGCAACGATGCAGCGATACCGCAAAGGACATTTCAATGGCACAATTTAGCGTCAACGCTCAACGCTTTGATCCCTACAAAAACTTCAAGTTTCGCGTCAAATGGGATGGACGATATGTTGCAGGCATCAGTAAAGTGGGTGCCCTGAAGCGATCGACCGAAGTTGTCACGCACCGCGAAGGCGGCGATCCCAGCAGTGCCCGTCACTCTCCCGGACAGACCAAGTTTGAACCCATCATGCTGGAACGCGGCGTCACCCACGACAAAGAGTTTGAACAATGGGCAAACAAAGTCTGGAATTTTGGCTCTGGACTGGGTGCAGAAGTTTCGCTGAAGGATTTTCGCAAAGATCTGATCATCGAACTGATGAACGAAGCAGGACAGGTGGCGATCGCCTACAAAGTTTTTCGCTGCTGGGTTTCGGAATTTACAGCGCTGCCCGAACTGGATGCCAGCGCCAACGCGGTTGCGATTCAGAGCATTCAGCTGCAAAACGAAGGCTGGGAGCGAGATTATGAAGTAACCGAACCTACTGAACCCACCTTCCTGGAGCCTGCGTAGGAATCGCATTAGCCAGCATTCTCCTGTAGCGTGGGTGCCCTCACTCGCCCCGTCCCGCCAGACTCCTCTCGCGATTAAGCCCCATTCCCCATGCGTCCCCTTACTGGTCAAATTCTGTTGCAGGTCTGGGAAATTGGACAGCAACAGCACCCGATCGATCGTGCCCTGACGCTGCTGGCGTTTGCCTGTCCGGACAAGTCTCAGGACGAGCTGGCTCAGCTCAGTATTGGGCAGCGCGATCGGCTGCTGTTGGCGTTGCGCGAACTCACCTTTGGTGCACGGATCGACGGCATTGCCGACTGTCCCCACTGTGGCGATCGGCTTGAGTTTGCCATGACTGCGGCGGATGTGCAATCAGAAGCCCCCGCTGCCGCTGAATTCGAGCTGACGCTGGCAGAATTTGAGCTGCAATTTGGCTTGCCGACCAGCCGCGATCTTGCCGCGATCGCCTATTGCCCCGACGCAGAAACGGCTCGTGCTTTGCTGATGCAGCGATGTTTACGCCAGATCAAACGATCCGGGGAGGCGATCGAAGTGGAAGCTTTGCCTCCTCCAGTTTTGGCACAGCTTGCCGAGCGGGTAGCAGCGGCAGATCCGCAGGCAGAAATCTGGCTGGACTTCACCTGTCCTGCCTGTAGCCATACCTGGCAGCTATTGTTTGATATTGTGCAGTTCTTCTGGACTGAGCTAAATGCGGAGGCGATGCGTCTGATGCGCGAAGTGCATAC from Leptolyngbya ohadii IS1 encodes the following:
- a CDS encoding phage baseplate protein, which codes for MRPLTGQILLQVWEIGQQQHPIDRALTLLAFACPDKSQDELAQLSIGQRDRLLLALRELTFGARIDGIADCPHCGDRLEFAMTAADVQSEAPAAAEFELTLAEFELQFGLPTSRDLAAIAYCPDAETARALLMQRCLRQIKRSGEAIEVEALPPPVLAQLAERVAAADPQAEIWLDFTCPACSHTWQLLFDIVQFFWTELNAEAMRLMREVHTLSRCYGWREADILAMTRLRRQAYLELVG
- a CDS encoding phage tail sheath C-terminal domain-containing protein; protein product: MPVIPTYPGVYVEELPSGVRTIAGVATSITAFIGFALKGRTNDPTRIQSFGDFERQFGGLSLNSTMSYAVQQFFLNGGSDALIVRLSNPGTRATTQLGNLVLEAKAPGVEGNAITVTVDTNGIDAADTESFNLTFKRDTAAETFAKIKPNEINTKLAGAKLVRVKSGSLAARPAAVADQAFADGGEQGGKTAKIRLPVTKNSAGGAVSEALVLEAASEGDWGNALRVFKVDYLTANPDTTFNLTIETFENGESTNQEVFRNLSMDSTSSRYVKEVLDLQSALVSVASLPAGGGRPDETDAAIGVSTDPAQVADRGADGIPPADDGLYLGSEVKKTGLYALEKADLFNLLCITLPRWDIDISPDTWAAALAYCVKRRAMLLIDPPLDWDSKDDVTRNLAAFIAPLGDEKARRNAALFFPRVKFANPLKENRLETFPASSAIAGTFARTDTNRGVWKAPAGIEAGLSGVRGLPVSLTDGENGILNPLGVNCLRFFPVYGNVIWGARTLAGDDRLASEWKYIPVRRLALYLQESLYRGTQWVVFEPNDEPLWAQIRLNLGAFMNNLFRQGAFQGKTPRDAYFVKCDSETTTQNDINQGIVNIVIGFAPLKPAEFVILKFQQMAGQIAT
- a CDS encoding phage tail protein, producing MAQFSVNAQRFDPYKNFKFRVKWDGRYVAGISKVGALKRSTEVVTHREGGDPSSARHSPGQTKFEPIMLERGVTHDKEFEQWANKVWNFGSGLGAEVSLKDFRKDLIIELMNEAGQVAIAYKVFRCWVSEFTALPELDASANAVAIQSIQLQNEGWERDYEVTEPTEPTFLEPA